Proteins from one Bos indicus x Bos taurus breed Angus x Brahman F1 hybrid chromosome 19, Bos_hybrid_MaternalHap_v2.0, whole genome shotgun sequence genomic window:
- the VAMP2 gene encoding vesicle-associated membrane protein 2, with amino-acid sequence MSATAATAPPAAPAGEGGPPAPPPNLTSNRRLQQTQAQVDEVVDIMRVNVDKVLERDQKLSELDDRADALQAGASQFETSAAKLKRKYWWKNLKMMIILGVICAIILIIIIVYFSS; translated from the exons AT GTCGGCTACCGCTGCCACCGCCCCCCCTGCCGCCCCGGCTGGGGAGGgaggccctcctgcgccccctCCAAACCTCACTAGTAACAGGAGACTGCAGCAGACCCAGGCCCAGGTGGATGAG GTGGTGGACATCATGAGGGTGAACGTAGACAAGGTCTTGGAGCGGGACCAGAAGCTGTCGGAGCTGGACGACCGTGCGGACGCCCTCCAGGCGGGGGCCTCCCAGTTTGAAACTAGTGCAGCCAAGCTCAAGCGCAAATACTGGTGGAAAAACCTCAAG ATGATGATCATCCTGGGAGTGATTTGCGCCATCATCCTCATTATCATCATCG TTTACTTCAGCTCTTAA